In the Mycolicibacter sp. MU0102 genome, one interval contains:
- the secF gene encoding protein translocase subunit SecF, giving the protein MAKPSTSSGTKRATKSAKNDTAAAEATKSRTAVEAKPRKTAGSTKAPQHGFLSRLYTGTGAFEVIGKRRMWYAISGAMVAIAIVSILVRGFTFGIDFAGGTKVSFPRGDTSVTQVEEVFRKSVGNNPESVVVVGNGNSATVQIRAETLSNEQTEKLRDDLFDAFQPVGPNGEASKQAISDSAVSETWGGQITKKAVIALVVFLLLASLYITVRYEWFMTISAMISMVFDILVTAGVYSLVGFEVTPATVIGLLTILGFSIYDTVIVFDKVEENTSGFEHKTRYTYAEQANLAINQTFMRSINTSLISALPIISLMVVAVWLLGVGTLQDLALVQLVGVVVGTYSSIYLATPLLVTLRERTQLVQNHTRRVMRRRNATTGSKPAAAGTEALDDAEDIGADTDEATVATAGTPAPGAKPVRPTSRRSQGPTGKPGAGR; this is encoded by the coding sequence ATGGCCAAACCGAGCACCAGTAGCGGCACCAAGCGCGCGACCAAGTCCGCGAAGAACGACACGGCAGCCGCCGAGGCCACCAAGAGCCGGACGGCCGTGGAGGCAAAGCCCCGCAAGACCGCTGGATCCACCAAGGCGCCGCAGCACGGTTTCCTGTCGCGGCTCTACACCGGCACCGGCGCATTCGAGGTCATCGGTAAGCGGCGGATGTGGTACGCGATCAGCGGCGCCATGGTCGCGATCGCGATCGTCAGCATCCTGGTGCGAGGCTTCACCTTCGGTATCGACTTCGCCGGCGGCACCAAGGTGTCGTTCCCGCGCGGCGACACCAGCGTCACCCAGGTCGAAGAGGTGTTCCGCAAGAGCGTCGGCAACAACCCCGAGTCGGTGGTCGTGGTCGGCAACGGCAACTCGGCGACGGTGCAGATTCGTGCCGAGACGCTCAGCAACGAGCAGACCGAGAAGCTGCGCGACGACCTGTTCGACGCCTTCCAGCCGGTCGGGCCCAACGGTGAGGCGAGCAAGCAGGCGATCAGTGACTCCGCGGTGTCGGAGACCTGGGGCGGGCAGATCACCAAGAAGGCCGTTATCGCCCTAGTGGTGTTCCTGCTGTTGGCGTCGCTGTACATCACGGTGCGCTACGAGTGGTTCATGACCATCTCGGCGATGATCTCGATGGTCTTCGACATTCTCGTGACCGCCGGGGTGTATTCATTGGTCGGATTCGAGGTCACACCGGCCACCGTCATCGGCCTGTTGACCATTCTCGGGTTCTCCATCTACGACACCGTCATCGTGTTCGACAAGGTCGAGGAGAACACCAGCGGCTTCGAGCACAAAACCCGCTACACCTACGCCGAACAAGCCAACCTGGCCATCAACCAGACCTTCATGCGCTCGATCAACACCAGTCTGATCTCGGCATTGCCAATCATCTCGCTGATGGTGGTCGCCGTGTGGCTGTTGGGTGTGGGAACGCTGCAGGACCTTGCGCTGGTGCAGCTGGTCGGTGTTGTCGTCGGCACCTATTCGTCGATCTACCTGGCCACCCCGCTGCTGGTCACGCTGCGGGAACGCACCCAACTGGTGCAGAACCACACCCGCCGGGTGATGCGGCGGCGCAACGCCACGACCGGTTCCAAGCCGGCAGCAGCCGGTACCGAGGCCTTGGACGACGCCGAAGACATCGGTGCCGACACAGACGAGGCCACGGTGGCCACGGCGGGCACCCCGGCGCCCGGTGCAAAGCCGGTCCGCCCCACCAGCCGGCGCAGCCAGGGTCCGACCGGCAAGCCAGGCGCCGGCCGGTAA
- the secD gene encoding protein translocase subunit SecD: MASPSAPVHPARNLAVFLALLIGVYLLVFLTGNKLAEPKLGIDLQGGTRVTLTARTPDGSTPTRDALNQAQQIISARVNGLGVSGSEVIIDGNNLVITVPGSDGNEARTLGQTARLYIRPVINGVSVQEAQAAGRMPGLGGGGMPGVPGLPPGAGGGVPGLPPGLGGGGVPGLPPGLGGGGVPGLPPGAGGGAPGLPPGFGAGGQGLFGGGNGASLPQQPLTPPAQPRPFPQEPTPTPGTTSSSPGSESTSETATPSTSTVPAPTAPESPAVPGAQMPALPGLPGMPGLPGQGDQAQGLAARIAAEKRLRQSDNKVVQALALQIQAGRCDKEDILAGNDDPDLPLVTCSQDHQTAYLLAPSIISGDQIADASSGMDQRSGANIVQVQFKSAAADTWADFTAAHIGTQTAFTLDSQVVSAPQIQEAIPGGRTQITGGSPGFTQDGARQLANVLKYGSLPLSFEASEAETVSATLGMTSLKAGLIAGAIGLALVLIYSLLYYRVLGVLTALSLVVAGAMVYAILILLGRYINYTLDLAGIAGLIIGIGTTADSFVVFFERIKDEIREGRSFRSAVPRGWTRARKTIVSGNAVTFLAAAVLYFLAVGQVKGFAFTLGLTTILDLVVVFLVTWPLVYLASKSPTLAKPSYNGLGAVQQVARERRAVAKSGGATGGKSGAKARTRVTAQSTEQG, from the coding sequence GTGGCATCGCCTTCGGCGCCGGTGCACCCTGCCCGCAACCTGGCGGTGTTCCTGGCATTGCTCATCGGTGTCTACCTGCTGGTATTCCTGACCGGAAACAAGCTGGCCGAACCTAAACTCGGTATCGACCTGCAGGGCGGCACCCGCGTGACGCTCACCGCGCGCACCCCGGACGGCTCCACGCCGACCCGTGACGCGCTCAACCAGGCGCAACAGATCATCAGCGCCCGGGTCAACGGACTCGGTGTGTCGGGCTCTGAGGTCATCATCGACGGCAACAACCTGGTCATCACGGTGCCGGGCAGCGACGGCAATGAGGCCCGCACCCTCGGCCAGACGGCCCGGCTCTACATCCGGCCGGTGATCAACGGTGTCTCGGTGCAGGAAGCTCAGGCAGCCGGCCGGATGCCCGGCCTCGGCGGTGGCGGTATGCCCGGCGTCCCGGGCTTGCCGCCCGGCGCCGGTGGTGGTGTTCCCGGTCTGCCTCCCGGTCTCGGCGGTGGTGGTGTTCCCGGTCTGCCTCCGGGTCTCGGTGGCGGCGGTGTTCCCGGTCTGCCTCCGGGCGCCGGCGGTGGAGCGCCTGGGCTGCCCCCGGGCTTCGGCGCGGGCGGGCAAGGCCTGTTCGGCGGCGGGAACGGCGCGTCGCTTCCGCAGCAGCCGCTGACGCCGCCGGCCCAGCCGCGGCCTTTCCCGCAGGAGCCGACCCCGACGCCGGGGACCACGTCTTCGAGTCCCGGCTCCGAAAGCACCAGCGAGACTGCCACGCCCAGCACCTCGACCGTTCCGGCGCCCACGGCACCCGAGTCGCCGGCGGTTCCCGGTGCGCAAATGCCCGCCTTGCCTGGGCTTCCCGGTATGCCGGGTCTGCCCGGCCAGGGTGATCAGGCCCAGGGACTGGCGGCCCGTATCGCCGCCGAGAAGCGGTTGCGGCAGAGCGACAACAAGGTTGTGCAGGCCTTGGCCCTGCAGATCCAGGCCGGCCGGTGCGACAAGGAAGACATCCTTGCCGGCAACGATGACCCGGACCTGCCGTTGGTGACCTGCTCGCAGGACCACCAGACCGCATACCTGCTGGCGCCGTCGATCATCAGCGGTGACCAGATCGCCGATGCCAGCTCCGGTATGGATCAGCGCAGCGGCGCCAACATCGTCCAGGTGCAGTTCAAGAGTGCGGCAGCCGACACCTGGGCCGACTTCACCGCGGCCCACATCGGCACCCAGACGGCCTTCACATTGGACTCGCAGGTGGTCAGCGCGCCGCAGATCCAGGAGGCCATCCCCGGTGGCCGCACCCAGATCACGGGGGGCTCGCCGGGATTCACCCAGGATGGCGCGCGTCAGCTGGCCAACGTCTTGAAGTACGGGTCGCTGCCGCTGTCGTTTGAGGCCTCCGAAGCCGAAACCGTCTCGGCCACACTGGGAATGACCTCGTTGAAGGCGGGCCTGATCGCCGGTGCGATCGGTCTGGCCCTAGTGCTGATCTACTCGCTGCTCTACTACCGCGTACTCGGCGTGCTGACTGCGCTCTCGCTGGTGGTGGCGGGGGCCATGGTGTACGCGATCCTGATATTGCTGGGCCGCTACATCAACTACACGCTCGACCTGGCCGGTATCGCCGGTCTGATCATCGGTATCGGCACCACCGCAGACTCTTTCGTGGTGTTCTTCGAGCGCATCAAGGACGAGATCCGCGAGGGCCGATCGTTCCGCTCGGCGGTGCCACGCGGGTGGACGCGCGCACGCAAGACAATCGTGTCCGGCAACGCGGTCACCTTCCTGGCGGCGGCGGTGCTCTACTTCCTGGCGGTCGGCCAGGTGAAGGGCTTCGCGTTCACCCTGGGGCTGACCACGATCCTGGACCTGGTGGTGGTGTTCCTGGTGACCTGGCCACTGGTCTACCTGGCGTCCAAGTCGCCGACGCTGGCCAAGCCGTCCTACAACGGCCTCGGCGCGGTTCAGCAGGTCGCACGGGAGCGGCGGGCGGTCGCCAAATCAGGAGGCGCAACCGGCGGCAAGTCCGGAGCCAAAGCGCGCACGCGGGTAACCGCCCAGTCGACGGAACAGGGATAG
- the yajC gene encoding preprotein translocase subunit YajC: MENMVAFLPLLLVMGAFMFFASRRQKRAMQATIDLHESLQVGDRVHTTSGLQGTITRITDDDVDLEIAPGVVTTWMKLAVRDKIEPEELTAEAAVEEAIEGA, encoded by the coding sequence ATGGAAAACATGGTTGCCTTCCTGCCGCTGCTCCTTGTCATGGGCGCCTTTATGTTCTTCGCCTCGCGGCGGCAGAAGCGCGCGATGCAGGCCACCATCGACCTGCACGAATCGCTGCAGGTGGGCGACCGGGTGCACACCACGTCGGGGCTGCAGGGCACCATCACCCGCATCACCGACGACGACGTCGACCTGGAGATCGCGCCGGGTGTGGTGACCACCTGGATGAAGCTGGCCGTGCGCGACAAGATCGAGCCGGAGGAGTTGACGGCCGAGGCCGCAGTCGAAGAGGCCATCGAGGGCGCCTAA
- the gabT gene encoding 4-aminobutyrate--2-oxoglutarate transaminase: MPPLLQSRHLATEIPGPGSVQLARRRAKAVPRGVGSTLPVYALRAGGGIVEDVDGNRLIDLGSGIAVTTVGNAAPRVVEAVQQQVAEFTHTCFMVTPYEGYVAVAEALNRITPGEFEKRSVLLNSGAEALENAVKIARSYTRKTAVAAFDHGYHGRTNLTMALTAKSMPYKSGFGPFAPDIYRAPASYPYRDGLVDKELGSDGERAAERAIGVLENQIGAHNLAALVIEPIQGEGGFIVPAPGFLPALLAWCRDNDVVFIADEVQTGFARTGAMFACDHEGPAGLAPDLICTAKGIGGGLPLAAVTGRADIMDAPHVSGLGGTFGGNPVACAAALGALAAVEADDLVGRARQMERLIFERLGRLQADDDRIGDVRGRGAMIAVELVQPDTSAPDPTLTAALAAACHQAGVIVLTCGTFGNVVRLLPPLTISDALLSEGLDVLAAELAKL; encoded by the coding sequence GTGCCGCCGCTGCTGCAGAGCCGACACCTGGCCACCGAGATCCCCGGGCCCGGCTCGGTGCAGCTGGCGCGCCGGCGAGCGAAGGCCGTGCCACGTGGGGTGGGCAGCACGCTGCCGGTGTACGCGCTGCGGGCCGGCGGCGGCATCGTGGAAGACGTCGACGGCAACCGGCTGATCGACCTGGGCTCGGGCATCGCGGTGACCACGGTGGGCAACGCCGCGCCTCGCGTGGTGGAAGCGGTACAGCAGCAGGTGGCCGAGTTCACCCACACCTGTTTCATGGTGACGCCCTACGAGGGGTATGTGGCCGTAGCCGAAGCCCTGAACCGGATCACTCCGGGTGAATTCGAGAAGCGTTCCGTGCTGCTCAACTCCGGCGCCGAAGCGTTGGAGAACGCCGTCAAGATCGCCCGGTCCTACACCCGCAAGACCGCGGTGGCGGCGTTCGACCACGGCTACCACGGCCGCACCAACCTGACGATGGCGTTGACCGCCAAGTCGATGCCGTACAAGAGCGGATTCGGTCCGTTCGCACCCGACATCTACCGCGCACCGGCGTCCTATCCCTACCGCGATGGGCTGGTCGACAAAGAGCTGGGCAGCGACGGGGAACGGGCCGCCGAGCGGGCCATCGGCGTCCTGGAGAACCAGATCGGCGCCCACAACCTGGCTGCGCTGGTCATCGAACCGATCCAAGGCGAGGGCGGCTTCATCGTCCCGGCTCCGGGTTTTCTGCCGGCGCTGCTGGCCTGGTGCCGCGATAACGACGTGGTGTTCATCGCCGACGAGGTGCAGACGGGTTTCGCCCGCACCGGGGCGATGTTCGCCTGTGATCATGAAGGCCCGGCAGGGCTGGCACCGGATCTGATCTGTACCGCCAAAGGAATCGGCGGGGGCCTGCCGTTGGCGGCCGTCACCGGCCGGGCCGACATCATGGACGCCCCGCACGTGAGCGGGCTGGGCGGCACCTTCGGCGGCAACCCGGTGGCCTGCGCCGCAGCGCTGGGAGCGTTGGCCGCCGTCGAGGCCGACGATCTGGTGGGCCGGGCCCGGCAGATGGAGCGGCTGATCTTCGAACGGCTTGGCCGGTTGCAGGCCGACGACGATCGGATCGGCGATGTCCGCGGCCGCGGCGCCATGATCGCCGTCGAGTTGGTGCAGCCGGACACAAGCGCACCGGACCCGACCCTGACCGCCGCACTGGCGGCAGCGTGTCATCAGGCGGGTGTGATCGTGTTGACCTGTGGAACCTTCGGCAATGTGGTGCGGCTGTTGCCGCCGTTGACCATCAGCGACGCCCTGCTGTCGGAGGGTTTGGACGTGCTGGCCGCCGAGCTGGCCAAGCTCTAG
- the ruvB gene encoding Holliday junction branch migration DNA helicase RuvB produces MSQSGDPEDREVSPALTVGEGDIDAGLRPRSLAEFIGQPRVREQLQLVLEGAKNRGGTPDHILLSGPPGLGKTSLAMIIASELGSSLRVTSGPALERAGDLAAMLSNLVEHDVLFIDEIHRIARPAEEMLYLAMEDFRVDVVVGKGPGATSIPLEVAPFTLVGATTRSGALTGPLRDRFGFTAHMDFYEPPELQRVLARSAKILRIELGAEAAAEVARRSRGTPRIANRLLRRVRDYAEVRADGVITRDVAKAALAVYDVDELGLDRLDRAVLSALTRSFGGGPVGVSTLAVAVGEEAATVEEVCEPFLVRAGMVARTPRGRVATPAAWTHLGMVPPPGAGGLGQQGLFE; encoded by the coding sequence GTGAGCCAATCCGGCGATCCCGAAGACCGCGAGGTCTCCCCGGCGCTGACCGTCGGCGAGGGCGACATCGACGCGGGTCTGCGCCCGCGCAGCCTGGCCGAGTTCATCGGCCAGCCGCGGGTACGCGAGCAGTTGCAGCTGGTGCTCGAGGGCGCCAAGAACCGTGGCGGCACACCGGATCACATCTTGCTGTCCGGACCGCCCGGGCTAGGCAAGACGTCGCTGGCAATGATCATCGCCAGTGAATTGGGCAGCTCGTTGCGGGTGACCTCCGGACCGGCGCTGGAACGTGCCGGTGATCTCGCCGCGATGCTGTCGAACTTGGTCGAACACGACGTGCTGTTCATCGACGAGATCCACCGCATCGCCCGACCGGCCGAGGAGATGCTGTACCTGGCGATGGAGGACTTCCGCGTTGACGTTGTCGTCGGCAAAGGGCCCGGGGCCACCTCGATTCCGCTGGAGGTGGCGCCGTTCACCCTGGTCGGTGCGACGACCAGATCCGGTGCGCTGACCGGCCCGCTACGCGACCGGTTCGGGTTCACGGCCCACATGGATTTCTACGAGCCGCCCGAACTGCAGCGCGTGCTGGCACGCTCGGCGAAGATCCTCCGGATCGAACTGGGCGCCGAGGCCGCAGCCGAGGTCGCGCGGCGCTCCCGTGGCACACCGCGGATCGCCAACCGGCTGCTGCGCCGGGTACGTGACTACGCCGAGGTGCGCGCCGACGGGGTGATCACCCGCGACGTGGCCAAAGCCGCGCTGGCGGTCTACGACGTCGACGAATTGGGCCTGGACCGGCTGGACCGCGCGGTGCTGTCCGCACTGACCCGAAGCTTCGGCGGTGGGCCGGTCGGGGTCTCCACCCTGGCGGTTGCCGTGGGGGAGGAAGCTGCCACCGTCGAAGAGGTCTGCGAGCCGTTCCTGGTGCGTGCCGGGATGGTCGCGCGTACCCCGCGGGGTCGCGTCGCGACTCCGGCAGCATGGACGCATCTGGGCATGGTGCCCCCGCCTGGCGCCGGGGGACTGGGGCAACAGGGGTTGTTCGAGTAG
- the ruvA gene encoding Holliday junction branch migration protein RuvA, whose product MIASVRGEVIDIALDHAVVEAAGVGYKLMATPATLSTLRRGSESRLITAMIVREDSMTLYGFPDGDARDLFLTLIGVSGIGPKIALATLAVYDAATLRRALGDGDVTALTRVPGIGKRGAERLVLELRDKIGAVAASDGAVFSGHAVRAPVIEALIGLGFAAKQAEETTDKVLADAPDATTSEVLRTALSRLGKTK is encoded by the coding sequence ATGATCGCGTCGGTACGTGGCGAGGTCATCGACATCGCACTGGACCACGCCGTGGTCGAGGCGGCCGGGGTGGGCTACAAGCTGATGGCCACGCCGGCGACCCTGTCGACGCTGCGCCGCGGCAGCGAATCCCGTCTGATCACCGCGATGATCGTGCGCGAAGACTCCATGACGCTCTACGGGTTCCCGGACGGCGATGCACGCGATCTGTTCCTCACGCTGATCGGGGTCTCGGGTATTGGACCCAAGATCGCCCTCGCAACCCTGGCGGTCTACGACGCGGCCACCCTGCGCCGGGCGCTCGGCGACGGGGACGTCACGGCATTGACCCGGGTGCCCGGGATCGGCAAGCGCGGTGCCGAGCGGCTGGTGCTGGAGCTGCGCGACAAGATCGGTGCGGTGGCCGCGTCCGACGGCGCCGTGTTCAGCGGTCATGCCGTGCGCGCTCCGGTGATCGAAGCCCTGATCGGGCTCGGCTTTGCCGCCAAGCAGGCCGAAGAGACCACCGATAAGGTCCTGGCCGACGCTCCCGACGCGACTACCTCCGAAGTGCTGCGGACCGCGCTGAGCCGGCTGGGGAAGACCAAGTGA
- the ruvC gene encoding crossover junction endodeoxyribonuclease RuvC — MRVMGVDPGLTRCGLSVVEGGQGRQVTALDVDVVRTPADQPLPERLLTISNTAEHWLDTHHPDVIAIERVFSQQNVSTVMGTAQAGGVIALQAARRGITVHFHTPSEVKAAVTGNGSADKAQVTTMITRILGLQQKPTPADAADALALAICHCWRAPMIARMAAAEALAAEQRRKYAAKLKAARA; from the coding sequence ATGCGGGTGATGGGCGTCGACCCTGGGCTGACGCGGTGCGGGCTGTCAGTGGTCGAAGGCGGGCAGGGCCGTCAGGTCACCGCTTTGGATGTCGATGTGGTGCGCACCCCGGCCGATCAGCCGCTGCCGGAGCGGCTGCTGACCATCAGTAACACCGCCGAGCACTGGCTCGACACTCACCACCCCGACGTCATCGCGATCGAGCGGGTGTTCTCCCAGCAGAACGTTTCCACGGTGATGGGCACCGCGCAGGCCGGCGGGGTGATCGCGCTGCAGGCTGCCCGACGCGGCATCACCGTGCACTTCCACACCCCCAGCGAGGTCAAAGCCGCGGTGACCGGCAACGGTTCGGCTGACAAGGCGCAGGTGACCACGATGATCACCCGAATTCTCGGGCTGCAGCAAAAGCCGACTCCCGCCGACGCCGCGGATGCGCTGGCGCTGGCGATCTGTCACTGCTGGCGGGCCCCGATGATCGCCCGGATGGCCGCCGCCGAGGCGCTGGCCGCCGAGCAGCGACGCAAGTACGCCGCCAAGCTCAAGGCGGCCCGAGCATGA
- a CDS encoding DUF2252 domain-containing protein has protein sequence MSARERQEYGRSQRKVLPRSALGDYEPSSRRADPVALLESQSKSRVPELVPIRYARMLASPYAFFRGSAVIMASDLAADPHTGLQAQLCGDAHLSNFGMFASPERQLMFDLNDFDETLPGPWEWDVKRLVASAAVLCRSRGLRPAKQESVVSACAEAYRNQMRELARLGELDVWYAQSVIDSELLAAVAPVYAKAIRRTAVGALSRGRQQAVDKLTRSQDGRLRLISDPPLIVPAGDLVSDGVAQLYNKYMRKLIKDYVSSLPDDRRVLARRYRYMEVARKVVGVGSVGTRTWIVLFEGVGSGDPLLMQVKEARPSVLEPHLKRSRYANAGERVVAGQRLMQATSDVLLGWLHAIGPDGHHGDYYVRQLWDMKGSADVESMRPKVLTAYVQACGHALARAHSRSGDRVAIAAYLGKGDNADRALTRFAMAYAEQNNHDYEALRAAARSGRISTA, from the coding sequence GTGTCGGCGAGGGAACGCCAGGAGTACGGCAGGTCCCAGCGGAAGGTGCTTCCGCGATCCGCACTCGGGGACTACGAGCCGTCGTCGCGACGCGCGGACCCGGTAGCGCTGCTGGAATCTCAATCCAAGTCCCGGGTTCCCGAGTTGGTACCGATCCGCTACGCCCGCATGTTGGCATCCCCGTATGCGTTTTTCAGGGGCTCGGCGGTGATCATGGCCTCCGATCTCGCTGCCGACCCGCACACCGGATTACAGGCGCAGCTGTGTGGGGACGCGCACCTGTCGAACTTCGGGATGTTCGCCTCCCCGGAACGGCAGCTGATGTTCGATCTCAACGATTTCGATGAGACGCTGCCCGGACCGTGGGAGTGGGACGTCAAACGGTTGGTGGCCAGTGCCGCAGTCCTCTGCCGCAGCAGGGGACTGCGCCCTGCCAAGCAGGAATCGGTCGTATCGGCCTGCGCCGAGGCTTACCGCAATCAGATGCGCGAACTGGCCAGGCTCGGTGAGCTCGACGTGTGGTACGCGCAGTCGGTCATCGACTCCGAACTACTGGCCGCCGTAGCGCCGGTCTACGCCAAGGCGATCCGGCGTACCGCAGTCGGTGCCTTGTCCCGCGGCCGGCAGCAGGCCGTCGACAAACTCACCCGGTCGCAAGACGGGCGCCTGCGACTGATCAGCGATCCGCCCCTGATCGTGCCGGCAGGTGACTTGGTCAGTGACGGTGTGGCGCAGCTCTACAACAAGTACATGCGGAAGCTGATCAAGGACTACGTTTCCAGCCTTCCCGACGACCGGAGGGTGCTCGCACGGCGCTACCGCTACATGGAGGTGGCCCGCAAAGTGGTCGGTGTCGGCAGCGTCGGAACCCGAACGTGGATCGTGCTGTTTGAGGGCGTCGGCAGCGGAGACCCGCTGCTCATGCAGGTCAAGGAGGCTCGCCCCTCAGTGTTGGAACCCCACCTCAAGCGCAGCCGATACGCCAACGCTGGGGAGCGCGTTGTGGCGGGGCAGCGGCTGATGCAGGCCACCAGCGACGTCCTGCTGGGCTGGCTGCACGCGATCGGTCCCGACGGTCACCACGGCGACTACTACGTGCGCCAACTGTGGGACATGAAGGGGTCCGCCGACGTCGAGTCGATGCGGCCCAAGGTTCTTACCGCCTACGTGCAGGCGTGCGGGCACGCACTTGCCCGGGCGCACAGCCGTTCTGGCGACCGGGTCGCGATTGCGGCCTATCTCGGCAAGGGGGATAACGCCGACCGTGCGCTGACCCGGTTCGCCATGGCGTATGCCGAACAGAACAACCACGACTACGAGGCGCTGCGGGCTGCGGCGCGCAGTGGCCGCATCTCCACCGCCTGA
- a CDS encoding sulfotransferase family protein yields MSTIHFISGLPRSGSTLLAALLRQNPRFEAGMSGPLAGLFGALLGEMSARNEYSVFIDDAKRERILRGLFDSFYTDCDAEVVFDTNRGWCGWMPAVSRLFPSAKIIACVRELPWVVDSIERLVQRNVFTPSSIFGFNPGGTVYTRANAIVAQDGMIGAPYDMLKQACFGAERDRLLVVQYETLTTDPAFTMRAIYDFIGQPMFEHDFAHVDYDVTDFDERAGTPGLHTVHGEVRAKPRETILPPDLFNRFINDAFWRDPGAVPAGLRVI; encoded by the coding sequence TTGTCGACGATTCACTTCATCTCCGGTCTGCCGCGCTCAGGTTCGACCCTGCTGGCCGCGTTGCTGCGGCAGAATCCGCGCTTCGAGGCCGGGATGTCGGGCCCGCTGGCGGGGTTGTTCGGCGCCCTGCTCGGTGAGATGAGCGCCCGCAACGAGTACTCGGTGTTCATCGACGACGCCAAGCGGGAACGGATTCTGCGCGGCCTGTTCGACAGCTTCTATACCGATTGCGACGCTGAGGTGGTCTTCGATACCAACCGAGGGTGGTGCGGCTGGATGCCCGCGGTTTCGCGGTTGTTCCCGAGCGCCAAGATCATCGCCTGCGTGCGCGAGTTGCCGTGGGTGGTCGACAGCATCGAACGGTTGGTTCAGCGCAACGTATTCACCCCCTCGTCCATCTTCGGCTTCAACCCCGGCGGCACGGTTTACACCCGCGCCAACGCGATTGTGGCGCAGGACGGAATGATCGGGGCCCCATACGACATGCTCAAACAGGCCTGTTTTGGCGCGGAGCGCGACCGACTTTTGGTGGTGCAGTATGAGACGCTGACCACCGATCCGGCGTTCACCATGCGTGCCATCTACGACTTCATCGGCCAGCCGATGTTCGAACACGACTTCGCTCATGTCGACTATGACGTAACCGATTTCGACGAACGAGCCGGCACGCCGGGCCTGCACACCGTGCACGGCGAGGTCCGGGCCAAGCCGCGAGAGACGATACTGCCGCCGGACCTGTTCAACCGGTTCATCAACGACGCGTTCTGGCGCGACCCCGGCGCAGTGCCCGCCGGTTTGCGGGTGATTTAG
- a CDS encoding YebC/PmpR family DNA-binding transcriptional regulator, whose protein sequence is MSGHSKWATTKHKKAVIDARRGKNFARLIKNIEVAARVGGGDPSGNPTLFDAIQKAKKNSVPNDNIERARKRGAGEEAGGADYQTITYEGYGPNGVAVLIECLTDNRNRAASEVRVAMTRNGGQMADPGSVAYLFSRKGTVTLDKNGLTEDDVLAAVLDAGAEDVNDLGESFEVISEPGDLVAVRSALVEAGIDYDSAEASFQASVSVPVDVEGARKVLKLVDALEDNDDVQNVWTNVDLSDEVLAALEDE, encoded by the coding sequence ATGAGCGGCCATTCCAAGTGGGCGACCACGAAGCACAAGAAGGCTGTCATTGACGCTCGTCGTGGCAAGAATTTTGCGCGGTTGATCAAGAATATTGAGGTTGCGGCGCGGGTTGGTGGTGGGGATCCGTCGGGTAATCCGACGTTGTTTGACGCCATTCAGAAGGCGAAGAAGAACTCGGTGCCCAACGACAATATTGAGCGGGCGCGTAAGCGTGGTGCTGGTGAGGAAGCTGGTGGGGCGGATTACCAGACGATCACCTATGAGGGTTATGGGCCTAATGGGGTGGCGGTGTTGATCGAGTGTTTGACCGACAATCGCAATCGTGCGGCCAGTGAGGTGCGGGTGGCGATGACTCGTAACGGTGGTCAGATGGCCGATCCGGGTTCGGTGGCGTATCTGTTCAGTCGTAAGGGCACGGTGACCCTGGATAAGAATGGGTTGACTGAGGATGACGTGTTGGCGGCGGTGTTGGATGCCGGTGCTGAGGATGTCAATGATTTGGGGGAGAGCTTTGAGGTGATCTCGGAGCCGGGGGACTTGGTGGCGGTGCGTAGTGCGTTGGTGGAGGCGGGGATTGATTACGACTCGGCTGAGGCGAGTTTTCAGGCGTCGGTGAGTGTCCCGGTCGATGTTGAGGGGGCTCGCAAGGTGTTGAAGTTGGTTGATGCTCTTGAGGACAACGACGACGTGCAGAACGTGTGGACCAACGTCGATCTGTCCGACGAAGTACTGGCAGCCCTCGAAGACGAATAG